One region of Paenibacillus polymyxa M1 genomic DNA includes:
- a CDS encoding Nif3-like dinuclear metal center hexameric protein, whose translation MIMTMGQMVIHLTKGIDIPNTTVDLLNPELRDTEIQGIVTAFCASQYVIEQAISLGANFIITHEGMYYSHHGIQECLLHDPVYLHKSRLVADSGVGIYRFHDTIHRYQPDGVMVGLLQVLDWHPYVVKQQPSSAILAIPAMEVKEIAEYMKAKLHIRYVRVAGEVSMPCERVGILVGYRGGGELAIPLFLHENVDLVIAGEGPEWETPEYVKDAVYQGQNKALIMLGHAESEAPGMKYLADTLSLQFPTLPVYFVEDRPVFEIL comes from the coding sequence TGACTATGGGGCAGATGGTGATTCATCTGACAAAGGGAATAGACATACCCAATACGACCGTAGATCTGCTTAACCCAGAGCTTAGGGATACTGAGATTCAAGGAATTGTAACCGCTTTCTGCGCGTCACAGTATGTAATAGAACAAGCTATTTCGCTTGGCGCGAATTTTATTATTACGCATGAAGGTATGTATTATAGCCATCACGGTATCCAGGAATGTTTACTACATGATCCTGTCTATTTGCACAAATCTCGCCTGGTCGCCGACTCAGGCGTAGGGATTTATCGTTTTCATGACACCATACACCGTTATCAGCCAGATGGAGTGATGGTTGGACTTCTTCAGGTGCTTGATTGGCACCCTTACGTTGTGAAACAGCAGCCCTCTTCCGCCATTTTGGCTATTCCGGCTATGGAAGTTAAGGAGATCGCTGAATATATGAAAGCCAAACTTCATATTCGTTATGTACGAGTAGCTGGTGAGGTATCCATGCCGTGTGAACGAGTGGGAATCTTAGTCGGATATAGGGGAGGTGGTGAACTAGCCATACCATTATTTCTACATGAAAATGTAGACCTGGTCATTGCTGGTGAAGGGCCCGAATGGGAAACACCAGAATATGTGAAAGACGCTGTCTATCAAGGGCAAAATAAAGCACTTATCATGCTGGGACATGCTGAGAGTGAAGCGCCTGGTATGAAGTATCTTGCTGATACACTTTCCCTCCAATTTCCAACGCTCCCCGTCTACTTTGTCGAGGATCGCCCCGTGTTTGAAATATTGTAA
- a CDS encoding glycoside hydrolase family 2 TIM barrel-domain containing protein has protein sequence MGSRVIMPFRTDWTFVEGNYTGAEKTDYNDGHWRDLHLPHDWSIEKSFDPHMPYGGNQAYLPRWSVGWYRKHFNVEPSSPKQRVYIQFDGIHSNSEVWLNGHFVGKRPYGYVSFQYDLTPYIRWDEENVIAVKVGNTLLPPDRWYSGAGIYRNVWLIYTDYLHITEWGTYITTPEISPDEAKVSARIQVSNHYAHAVECTIMTEILDSQGQLKGKIENRVTLAGLESEEIEQKTRVLEPELWSPDHPVLYEAQTTIYCDNTEVDRYRTPFGIRKVILDSQKGLLLNGSSLKLKGVCIHHDLGCLGAAYHDTAMKRRLEKLKEMGCNSIRFAHNPMAPELLDLCDQMGFLVVDEAFDKWKSLSYEHLYDEWWEKDLETMLVRDRNHPSVLMWSVGNEVENQGQPSMLNMLEKLVAFCHKKDPTRPVTCALEPHNTPISLRDGSIESKVEHTKLLAQRVDVLGLNYQEQWYEHYRAAMPDTLILGTETFPYYRGKDNRVKGYLPLNPWFDVANHDYVIGQFVWSGIDYLGETSYPSKGWSSGLIDTCGFRKPVSYLQQSLWSDQPVVHIAVFNDHMKSEYNPTWTMHWKSPTMEDHWTFPEYAGKLIGLVTFTNCESVELIVNEESYGERKLTDFPNHLILWELPYTPGKIRAIGRNGNQQVCEHELTTAGLPYALKLEANRAILPADGHEISHVEVTVIDQHGIVVPNQDVDLSFELHGDGRILGIDNGDLTSDEPYKGKERRTHRGRCLVIVQSGDVAGELLLQASADGELQGEVSLKVE, from the coding sequence ATGGGAAGCAGAGTGATTATGCCGTTCAGAACAGATTGGACATTCGTAGAGGGCAACTACACAGGTGCTGAGAAGACAGATTATAACGATGGGCATTGGCGGGACCTTCATCTCCCTCATGATTGGAGTATTGAAAAATCGTTTGATCCACATATGCCGTATGGCGGCAATCAAGCCTATTTGCCCAGGTGGTCCGTCGGGTGGTACAGAAAGCATTTTAATGTGGAGCCCTCCTCTCCAAAACAGCGCGTATACATACAATTCGATGGCATTCACAGTAATAGTGAGGTTTGGCTCAATGGGCATTTTGTGGGCAAGCGGCCCTATGGATATGTTAGCTTTCAGTATGATTTGACTCCATATATTCGGTGGGATGAGGAGAACGTAATTGCCGTCAAAGTGGGCAATACGCTTCTTCCACCTGACAGATGGTATTCAGGGGCCGGTATTTATCGTAATGTCTGGCTGATTTATACGGATTATCTTCACATAACCGAATGGGGCACTTATATTACCACACCTGAAATTTCACCAGATGAAGCCAAGGTGAGTGCCAGAATCCAGGTAAGTAATCATTATGCGCATGCTGTAGAGTGTACGATTATGACTGAAATATTGGATTCACAGGGACAACTAAAAGGGAAAATTGAAAACCGAGTAACCCTTGCAGGCTTAGAATCAGAGGAAATTGAGCAGAAAACACGAGTTTTAGAGCCGGAATTATGGTCACCGGACCATCCAGTGCTCTATGAAGCCCAAACGACGATCTATTGCGACAATACTGAGGTGGATCGTTATCGTACCCCTTTTGGTATAAGAAAAGTGATCCTCGATTCTCAAAAAGGATTATTGTTGAATGGAAGCAGCTTGAAGCTGAAGGGAGTGTGCATTCACCATGATTTAGGCTGCCTGGGAGCTGCTTATCATGATACAGCAATGAAGAGAAGGCTGGAGAAGCTGAAGGAAATGGGCTGTAACTCAATCCGTTTTGCTCATAATCCTATGGCGCCCGAACTATTAGACTTATGTGATCAGATGGGTTTTTTGGTGGTTGATGAGGCTTTTGATAAATGGAAATCTCTTTCCTATGAACATCTATATGATGAATGGTGGGAAAAGGATCTGGAGACCATGCTTGTTAGAGACAGGAATCATCCTAGTGTTTTGATGTGGAGCGTTGGTAATGAAGTGGAGAATCAAGGTCAACCGTCCATGCTAAACATGCTGGAGAAACTCGTTGCCTTTTGCCATAAAAAAGACCCAACCCGGCCTGTTACCTGTGCGCTTGAGCCGCATAATACACCGATCAGCCTGCGTGATGGTTCGATTGAATCCAAGGTGGAGCATACCAAGCTGCTGGCACAACGAGTGGATGTGCTAGGGCTGAACTATCAGGAACAGTGGTATGAGCACTATAGAGCAGCCATGCCGGATACGCTTATCCTCGGAACAGAGACATTCCCATACTATCGGGGTAAAGATAACCGGGTTAAAGGTTATTTACCCCTGAATCCCTGGTTTGATGTTGCTAATCATGATTATGTGATCGGTCAATTTGTTTGGAGTGGAATAGACTATTTGGGAGAAACAAGCTACCCCTCTAAAGGATGGTCCTCCGGACTGATCGACACATGTGGGTTCCGCAAACCTGTATCTTATCTCCAACAAAGTCTATGGTCTGATCAGCCAGTTGTGCACATAGCCGTATTTAACGATCATATGAAATCGGAATATAATCCCACATGGACAATGCACTGGAAATCGCCGACTATGGAAGATCACTGGACATTTCCTGAATACGCAGGAAAACTGATAGGGTTGGTTACCTTTACCAATTGTGAGAGCGTAGAATTGATCGTGAACGAGGAATCATACGGTGAGAGAAAGTTGACCGATTTCCCTAATCATTTAATCCTATGGGAACTTCCCTATACGCCAGGAAAAATTCGGGCTATAGGCCGTAATGGGAATCAGCAGGTTTGTGAGCATGAACTGACCACCGCTGGGCTTCCTTATGCACTAAAATTGGAGGCTAATCGGGCGATTCTCCCTGCTGATGGGCATGAAATATCTCATGTGGAAGTAACCGTTATAGATCAACATGGGATTGTTGTACCCAACCAGGATGTTGATTTGAGCTTTGAACTGCATGGTGATGGTCGTATCCTTGGAATAGACAATGGAGATCTCACCAGTGATGAACCCTACAAGGGGAAAGAGAGACGAACACACAGAGGAAGATGTCTTGTGATTGTACAATCCGGGGATGTGGCTGGTGAGCTGTTGCTTCAAGCCTCAGCGGATGGGGAGTTACAGGGAGAAGTCAGTCTGAAAGTGGAATAA
- a CDS encoding ArsR/SmtB family transcription factor yields the protein MNERDFKDGLFTEYARIGKCLSSPKRLEILDILIQGPKSVEVLSKMTSMSVANVSQHLQTLYQAKLVQSKKQGNFVYYELSDSSVLHFLNSLYDLSEKQLIEVQHIKEQFLGQFSDVEGVTMEELAMRMEKGEVTLLDVRPRDEYETAHIPGAVSVPIEELAEQLSLLPADSKIVAYCRGPYCLMAVRAIELLQAHGFEARHLDKSVHDWNDFILNEVTGS from the coding sequence GTGAACGAACGAGATTTCAAAGATGGTCTTTTCACCGAATACGCACGGATTGGAAAATGCTTGTCCAGCCCGAAAAGGTTGGAAATTCTTGATATTCTCATACAAGGACCCAAATCAGTTGAAGTTCTATCTAAAATGACTTCGATGTCCGTTGCCAATGTTTCTCAGCATCTACAAACTCTATATCAGGCTAAGTTGGTTCAATCCAAAAAGCAGGGAAACTTTGTGTATTATGAACTTTCTGATTCATCTGTTTTGCACTTTTTAAATTCACTGTATGACCTGTCTGAAAAGCAGTTAATTGAAGTTCAGCATATTAAGGAGCAATTTTTGGGTCAATTCTCAGATGTTGAAGGAGTCACAATGGAAGAATTGGCAATGCGGATGGAAAAAGGGGAAGTCACACTTCTGGATGTACGGCCACGAGATGAATATGAAACTGCGCATATACCGGGAGCTGTTTCCGTTCCAATTGAAGAATTAGCGGAGCAGTTATCCTTGTTGCCAGCCGACTCAAAGATTGTGGCTTATTGCAGAGGCCCGTATTGCTTAATGGCGGTTAGAGCTATTGAATTGTTGCAAGCTCATGGTTTCGAAGCTAGACACTTGGATAAGAGTGTTCACGATTGGAACGACTTTATTCTTAACGAAGTGACAGGTTCATGA